A single Candidatus Methylomirabilota bacterium DNA region contains:
- a CDS encoding peptidylprolyl isomerase translates to MRSAIGMLGVGLVLLSFHAVAEAETTKNPKAVIEMAAGKIVVELYANDAPGTVANFIKLAKQGFYNGLTFHRVVPGFVAQGGDPKGDGTGGPGYTIKDEVNSRKHTTGAVAMAKTAAPNSAGSQFYITLAPQPRLDSGYTVFGQVVEGMDIVMKIKRGDVMKKVTIIE, encoded by the coding sequence ATGCGAAGCGCGATTGGAATGCTGGGGGTCGGGCTGGTCTTGTTGAGTTTTCATGCTGTGGCCGAGGCCGAGACTACGAAAAATCCAAAGGCTGTCATCGAGATGGCGGCCGGCAAGATCGTAGTGGAACTCTACGCGAACGACGCCCCAGGGACCGTAGCGAACTTCATCAAGCTAGCCAAGCAGGGTTTCTACAACGGCCTCACTTTTCATCGGGTTGTGCCCGGCTTTGTCGCTCAGGGCGGTGATCCGAAGGGAGACGGTACCGGTGGGCCCGGTTACACCATCAAGGATGAAGTCAATTCGCGCAAACACACCACCGGAGCGGTGGCCATGGCGAAAACCGCTGCGCCCAACAGCGCTGGGAGTCAGTTCTACATCACCCTGGCGCCACAACCCAGGCTGGACAGCGGATACACGGTGTTCGGCCAGGTCGTGGAGGGGATGGACATCGTTATGAAGATCAAGCGGGGGGACGTCATGAAGAAGGTCACGATTATTGAGTGA
- a CDS encoding TPM domain-containing protein, with protein sequence MPPDRRLSSPSHFIYRWLPLYCALALCLFSGSPSAGISLPKPEGWVSDLAGLLDASTKHRLELFLTEVNRQTGVEIAVVTIPNLGGQSVEEVAVEAFTAWGIGKKGQDEGMLLLIAPTERRLRIEVGYGLEETIPDGLAGEIIRDTITPRFREGQFAEGIEAGIARIVEIIARHKQIQIPSPDSYRLQAPVPERRTGSVHLVSQTTPVLLFLLLLVGLIAISMASERSFRRRDPRGFRNRFIWFPIGPYSGGWSGGGFGSSGFGGFGGFGGGSSGGGGASGSW encoded by the coding sequence ATCGCTGGCTTCCACTCTACTGCGCGCTCGCTCTTTGCCTGTTCTCCGGATCGCCCTCCGCCGGCATCTCCCTCCCCAAGCCCGAAGGGTGGGTGAGCGATCTCGCCGGTCTGCTCGATGCCTCCACGAAGCATCGTCTGGAGCTGTTCCTGACAGAGGTCAATCGACAAACGGGGGTCGAGATCGCTGTCGTGACCATCCCGAACCTCGGTGGACAGTCGGTCGAAGAGGTCGCTGTCGAGGCGTTTACTGCCTGGGGGATCGGCAAGAAGGGGCAGGACGAAGGGATGTTGCTGCTGATCGCTCCGACAGAACGGCGGCTTCGGATCGAGGTGGGTTACGGTCTGGAGGAAACGATCCCTGACGGACTGGCCGGAGAGATCATCCGCGATACGATCACGCCGCGCTTCCGAGAGGGCCAATTCGCCGAAGGGATCGAGGCGGGCATCGCCCGGATCGTCGAGATCATCGCTAGGCACAAGCAGATTCAGATCCCATCGCCCGACTCGTACCGCCTTCAGGCGCCGGTTCCCGAACGGAGAACCGGATCAGTACACCTGGTTTCTCAGACTACTCCCGTCCTGCTCTTCTTACTCCTGCTGGTTGGGCTGATTGCCATCAGCATGGCAAGCGAGCGGTCATTTCGTCGCCGCGACCCGCGCGGATTCCGCAATCGCTTCATCTGGTTTCCGATCGGCCCCTACAGCGGCGGCTGGTCAGGTGGCGGCTTCGGCTCCTCAGGCTTTGGCGGATTCGGTGGCTTCGGCGGCGGATCGAGCGGAGGCGGCGGCGCCAGCGGAAGCTGGTGA
- a CDS encoding GatB/YqeY domain-containing protein, with the protein MGVLKARLAEDLKTALKSGDRLRTSVLRLLSVLIKNREIEKRGELDDSEIIQAVIASCKIRKEAIEQYMKGGRDELAAKEEAELKLLESYLPPPLSLEELQKKIEEAVGAAQASSVKDMGKVMALLMPEISGRADGKVASQMVKDALSRR; encoded by the coding sequence GTGGGCGTGTTAAAGGCGCGATTGGCCGAGGACCTCAAGACGGCCCTCAAAAGTGGGGATCGCTTGAGGACGTCGGTGCTTCGGCTGCTCAGCGTGCTCATTAAGAATAGGGAAATAGAAAAGCGGGGAGAGTTAGACGACTCGGAAATCATCCAGGCGGTGATCGCGTCTTGCAAGATCCGAAAAGAGGCCATCGAGCAGTATATGAAGGGGGGACGCGATGAACTGGCCGCGAAGGAGGAGGCCGAGCTGAAGCTCCTCGAATCGTACCTGCCTCCGCCGCTCTCTCTGGAAGAGCTTCAAAAAAAGATAGAGGAAGCGGTGGGCGCGGCGCAGGCGAGTTCTGTCAAGGATATGGGGAAGGTCATGGCTCTCCTGATGCCGGAGATCTCAGGCCGGGCTGATGGGAAGGTGGCCAGCCAGATGGTCAAAGACGCATTGTCACGGCGGTGA
- the rpsU gene encoding 30S ribosomal protein S21, giving the protein MASVTVKEDESFEVALRRFKKQCEKAGVLSELRKREHYEKPSVRRKKKSIAARKKALKRVRFGVE; this is encoded by the coding sequence ATGGCGAGTGTGACGGTCAAGGAGGACGAGTCGTTCGAGGTCGCCCTCCGCCGTTTCAAGAAACAGTGCGAGAAGGCTGGGGTCTTGTCAGAACTCCGCAAGCGCGAGCATTACGAGAAGCCCAGTGTCCGCCGCAAAAAAAAATCGATAGCTGCCAGAAAGAAGGCCTTGAAGCGTGTCCGCTTCGGTGTAGAGTAG